One Punica granatum isolate Tunisia-2019 chromosome 3, ASM765513v2, whole genome shotgun sequence genomic window carries:
- the LOC116199209 gene encoding uncharacterized protein LOC116199209, producing the protein MAPKGDGILEWTDALESAFIDVLLEKFTRTHTTSWKGKDWQQMNKELEEQFPSTTLGSKKLQQKLRRLRTQYTQFIELVSHTGVGWDETTNTVKASAHVWDKFIKKNSGYKSFQAKGFKHYNSLNELFRSKTARGALRISSAEPPKSPETYARMEDDFLAAATSRGKEPVNLEEGSDDSDDPVHEVTEPVVTTSRRQVRKRSSNADFRLQECLDMLKCNMSRREKERICTPPTSKRSKSVTSPEKPAAGSIEESMAVLNDLRPQLSIEEYLVASVCLSKDEQTRRMFMCLLDDTRLPWVRRLVAP; encoded by the exons ATGGCCCCCAAGGGTGATGGAATACTTGAGTGGACAGATGCATTGGAGAGTGCTTTTATTGACGTGTTGCTCGAGAAGTTCACAAGGACGCATACTACATCTTGGAAAGGAAAGGATTGGCAACAAATGAATAAGGAGCTGGAAGAGCAATTTCCAAGCACTACTCTCGGCAGCAAGAAGTTGCAGCAGAAGCTTCGCAGGCTGCGGACCCAATACACGCAGTTCATTGAGCTTGTTTCGCACACTGGTGTCGGTTGGGATGAGACAACCAACACGGTAAAGGCGAGTGCTCATGTGTGGGACAAATTTATTAAG AAGAACAGTGGGTACAAGAGTTTCCAAGCCAAAGGCTTCAAGCATTACAACTCATTAAATGAGTTGTTCAGATCTAAGACAGCAAGAGGTGCGTTACGTATTTCGTCTGCAGAACCACCAAAGAGCCCAGAAACTTATGCACGCATGGAAGATGACTTCCTAGCAGCAGCGACAAGTCGGGGAAAAGAACCAGTCAATCTTGAAGAGGGCTCCGACGATAGTGATGACCCGGTCCATGAGGTTACCGAACCTGTTGTTACAACGTCCCGTCGGCAAGTGCGTAAAAGGAGTTCCAACGCTGACTTCCGATTGCAAGAGTGCCTCGACATGTTGAAGTGCAATATGAGCAGgagggagaaggagagaaTTTGTACCCCTCCGACATCgaagagaagtaaatctgtgaCGAGCCCGGAGAAACCAGCTGCGGGTTCTATCGAGGAGTCGATGGCTGTACTGAATGATTTGCGTCCACAACTGTCCATTGAAGAGTACCTCGTGGCCAGTGTTTGTCTATCAAAGGATGAGCAGACAAGGCGTATGTTCATGTGCTTGCTCGATGATACAAGGCTTCCATGGGTTCGTCGCCTTGTTGCCCCTTGA